One genomic segment of Gossypium arboreum isolate Shixiya-1 chromosome 3, ASM2569848v2, whole genome shotgun sequence includes these proteins:
- the LOC108474833 gene encoding chromatin modification-related protein eaf6: MSLGHKSSGNPAAILSSLMNKREKLQDELRNIEKQVFELETNYLQDSSHFGHVLKGFEGFLSSSKNTANLKRSRKFQPEDRLFSLSSVTSPVADELGVRQDDGRSDFGSARSKGGGLAANGQGKQKKGRTASSARDGKRTRPSSEQDFDDEDDPDMSLR, from the exons ATGTCGTTAGGGCACAAAAGTTCGGGGAATCCAGCCGCCATCCTTTCTTCTCTCATGAACAAAAGAGAAAAGCTTCAAGACGAGCTTCGCAATATCGAAAAGCAG GTTTTTGAGTTAGAAACTAATTATTTGCAAGATTCGAGCCATTTCGGGCATGTTTTGAAAGGATTCGAAGGGTTTCTTTCTTCATCCAAGAACACGGCAaa CTTGAAGAGGTCTAGGAAATTTCAGCCTGAAGATAGATTGTTTTCTTTGTCATCAGTCACGTCACCAGTG GCTGACGAACTTGGAGTTAGACAAGATG ATGGAAGATCTGACTTTGGCTCAGCTCGGTCTAAGGGTGGAGGCTTAGCTGCCAATGGCCA AGGGAAACAGAAGAAGGGAAGGACCGCCTCATCAGCAAGAGATGGAAAGAGAACGAGGCCATCAAGCgaacaagattttgatgatgAAGATGACCCTGATATGAGCTTGAGATAA
- the LOC108474824 gene encoding serine/threonine-protein phosphatase PP1 isozyme 2-like, whose protein sequence is METRVLDGIINRLLEVRGKPGKQVQLSEPEIRQLCLVSKDIFLMQPIFLELEAPIKICGDIHGQYSDLLRLFENGGFPPRANYLFLGDYVDRGKQSLETICLLLAYKIKYPENFFLLRGNHECASVNRIYGFYDECKRRFNVRLWKAFTDCFNCLPVAALIEEKIFCMHGGLSPELRNLDQIRNLKRPTDVPESGLLCDLLWSDPSKDIQGWGPNDRGVSYIFGADRVLDCLKKLDLDLICRAHQVVEDGYEFFANRQLVTIFSAPNYCGEFDNAAAMMTVDETLMCSFQILKPADKKPKFGFGTFTSTKSPTPPSRIKSFLGAMV, encoded by the exons ATGGAAACTAGGGTTCTTGATGGTATAATCAATAGGTTGCTTGAAGTTAGAGGAAAACCAGGGAAGCAAGTCCAACTTTCTGAGCCTGAAATAAGACAGCTTTGCCTTGTTTCTAAAGACATCTTCTTGATGCAGCCCATTTTCTTAGAGCTTGAAGCACCTATTAAGATCTGTG GAGACATACATGGCCAGTATTCGGATCTGTTAAGGCTGTTCGAAAATGGCGGCTTCCCTCCTCGTGCCAATTACTTATTCTTAGGAGACTATGTAGATCGTGGCAAGCAAAGCCTGGAAACCATATGTCTTCTCCTTGCATACAAGATCAAATACCCTGAAAACTTCTTCCTTCTAAGGGGCAACCACGAATGCGCGTCCGTGAACCGCATCTACGGATTCTACGACGAGTGTAAACGAAGGTTCAATGTCCGGCTCTGGAAAGCATTCACCGATTGTTTCAACTGCCTTCCCGTCGCGGCCCTGATCGAAGAAAAGATATTCTGCATGCACGGTGGACTGTCCCCAGAGCTTCGCAATTTAGACCAGATTCGAAACTTGAAACGGCCTACTGATGTCCCAGAATCCGGCTTACTATGTGATCTCCTATGGTCTGATCCTAGTAAAGATATCCAAGGCTGGGGGCCTAATGATAGGGGTGTTTCATACATATTTGGTGCTGATAGGGTGCTTGATTGTCTAAAAAAACTTGATCTTGATCTAATATGCCGTGCACACCAG GTTGTCGAAGACGGATACGAGTTCTTCGCCAACAGGCAACTCGTAACCATATTTTCAGCACCGAATTATTGCGGAGAGTTCGACAATGCTGCCGCCATGATGACTGTAGATGAAACATTGATGTGTTCTTTCCAAATATTAAAGCCTGCAGATAAGAAACCGAAATTCGGGTTCGGGACATTCACATCAACTAAGTCTCCTACACCTCCATCTAGAATCAAG TCATTTCTTGGAGCCATGGTATAA